The genomic segment CCTCGGGCGACGCCGGCAAGATCGGGAACGATGCACTCGATGTCTTCAATGTTGCGCGCATGAAGCCAGTCGCGGGCGGCATCACCGTCGGGCACGCCGCGCAAACTGTCCGCGTGTTTCAGACGGTCGATGGCTGGCGTTTCATCACTCACAACGGGCTCCAACGGTTCGGCAGGGTTACGATGCACACACCTCAGTCAGGATCTGTGCACCGCCTACCCGCTAGCGCCGTGGGAGCGGCAGACGGGTAAGTTCGAATTTTGTGATCACAAAATGACACGGACTTTGGTCCGGATCAACCGGCTGTTGCACTCTCAAGGATTTCGTTGCCCAAGAGCCCCATTCCATCGGCAATGTCTCCTGAGATCGCCGCGCGCAACGCGGTGCTGTCCTTAAGTTCGATCGCGCGGATGGCCTCCTTGTGCTGATCGACAAGGCTGGCTGTGCCCACGCGCCCGTAAACCGTGCGCATGAAGGGTGCAAACTGCAGCCAAAGGCTGTCGATCAGCGGCAGCAGGACTTTTGATGCAGAGGCCCGGTAGATATGAAAATGAAAAGCATGATTGAGCCGCATGTAGGCTTCAGCATCCCCGCTGACGATGCGCTGGTCAATATCGTCGTCGAGCCTCGTCAGGGTCTTCACATCGCGAAGGGTCAAGTTTGGTAACGCGCGCTCTGCCAGTTCGGGCTCCAGCAAAAGCCGGGCCTTCAAAACCTCTTCGAACCGGTCCCTTGTCATGTCGGGAACCTGAACCCGGCCGTTGCTTTTGACCTCAAGCGCGTTTTCCGCCGAGAGCCGCTGCAGCACTTCGCGCACGGGCATGGGGCTGACACCGAGTTCGCCGGCAAGGCCCCGGATCGTAACGGCTTTACCGGGAATAAAACGGCCCGTGAGCAAGCCCGACCGGATTTCAGCATCGACCTGGCCGCGTGTTGCGCCGCGCGACGTTGGAGCGGACTCGGCAAGATGCCCTGCCGGGTCGTTTGTCAGACCGGACTGTCGGTCAGGCAAAGCGGCCTCCCCACCATTACAAATCTTCAATAAATGCGATCTGTCTTGACAGATTTATCCGAAAGTGATCACATTTTTGAAAATGAAGCAAACGAAAGCTGACAAACCGTTGTTGTTGTTCATTAGAGCAATTCGGTGCAACAGCACGGGCGAGAAAAACTTTATATGAATGAACTACCCCACCAGATACTGGAACATCCGGCGGAGCCCGGATGGAAGGTGGATTTTGAAGCTTTTCTAGAAGCCCATCCCGACCTGGACACCCTGGAAGTGGTCTTGCCTGACACCAACGGTGTGCTTCGGGGCAAATGGCTGCCGGGCAAGGCGCTGAAGAAGGTTTTCGAGCAGGGCGTCGCCTTTCCTTATTCGCTGTTCGGTCTCGATGTGTGGGGCCGGGAAGTGGAAGCGACCGGTATGCATCTTGAAACCGGCGACAAGGACGGCGTCTGCTGGCCGATCCCGGAATCACTCAAGCTCGTGCCCTGGACGGACCGAAAGACCGCGCAGGTTCTTCTGTCGATGTATGACCGGGACGGGCAACCCTTCCCGGCGGATCCACGCCACGTTCTGGAGAACATGGTCGAAAGGCTCAAATCCGAATTCGGCGTATCCGCGACGTGCGCCTTCGAGTTGGAATTCTACCTCTTCGAAGAAAGCGACGGGGATTGGACGGAACAGCCGAAGCCTTTGTTTTCAACCCATCTTGGTCCTGCCCGGCAGAACATGTATGCCCTGTCGGATCTGGAAGCGCTTTTGCCCGTCGTCGATGACTTGCGCAAAGCGTGCGAAGCACAGGGCATTCCGGCGGATGCAGCTGTCTCGGAAGCAGCGCCCGGTCAGTTTGAGCTGAACCTTCATCACCGGCGCAACCCCCTGCTTGCAGCGGATGATGTTGTGCTTCTGAAGCGCCTGGTGGCCGGTGTTGCCCGCAAGCATGAACTGAAAGCATCCTTCATGGCCAAGCCCTTCGTGGAATGGCCCGGCAACGGCATGCATGTGCATGTGTCTATGGAAGATGAAAACGGCAATCTTTTCGCCGATCCGGACAAAGGGCCCGAACGTCTTGGTCATGCCATCAACGGACTGATGAAGACGATGCCCGAGGCTCTTTTGTTGTTCATATCAACCTTCAACGGCTTCCGCCGCATGCAGCCGGGATCCTACGCACCGGCTTCGATCTGCTGGGGCTACGACAACCGTTCGGTCGCTCTGCGTGTCCCCGCTTCCAGCCCGGAAGCTGCAAGGGTTGAACATCGTATCGCGGGCGCGGACGCGAACCCCTATCTGGTGCTGACGGGTATTCTTGCCGGAATGCTCGAAGGTCTGGTTCAGAAAAAGGATCCACCGGCGCCTGTGACCGGGAATGCCTATGAGAAACGAAAGAAGCGCCTGACGCCCTGGATGGACGAAGCCATTGATGCCTTTGAAGCCTCAAAGCTCATGAAACAGGCGGTGGGACCGGAAATGCACAAGGTCCTGACTGAGATAAAACGGGAGGAACTGAACGAATTCGGGCGGGAGATCTCATCACTTGAGCGTCAGACCTATCTTTGATGCACACGTTGCCCAAAATCGGCGCTGGACAAACAATCAGCGCCTCGCCAATGTTCAGAATACAAGGGAAGTGATGAACGGAAAAATCCGTTTACAAACAGGAACAAGGCCGAAAACGGCCGCCGTCAAACCTCTGAAGGGGAGTTCAGAATGACTGTGAAGACTTTGTTGACCGGGGTTGCAGCTCTCAGCTTGCTGGGCAGTGTCGCACACGCTCAGGATCGGACCGTGAATGTCTACAACTGGTCCGACTATATCGATGAATCCATCCTGGAAGACTTTACCAAGGAAACCGGCATCAAGGTCGTCTACGACGTCTTTGACAGCAACGAGGTTCTTGAAACCAAAATACTTGCCGGCGGCACTGGCTATGATGTTGTTGTCCCGACAGGCACCTTCCTCGCGCGGCAGATCCAGGCCGGAGCCTTTACCGAGCTGGACAAATCCAAGCTGTCAAATCTTTCCAACATGTGGAAGGACATTGAGGAGCGGGTTGAGAAATACGACCCGGGCAATGCTTATTCGATCAACTACATGTGGGGCACGACGGGCATCGGCTATAATGTCGACAAGGTCAAGGAAGCCCTCGGCGAAGATGCTCCGGTCGACAGCTGGGATCTCCTCTTCAAGCTTGAGAACATCGAGAAGCTGAAAGACTGCGGCGTCTTCATGCTGGACGCGCCGGCGGAGATGATCCCTGCCGCCCTCAACTATCTGGGTCTTGATCCGGACAGCAAGGACACGGGCGAAATCGAACAGGCCGGCGAACTGCTCAAGTCGATCCGCCCAAGCATTCAGAAGTATCATTCGTCCGAGTACATCAATGCCCTCGCAAATGGCGATATCTGTGTGGCGGTGGGCTGGTCCGGCGATGTTCTTCAGGCGCGCGACCGTGCTGCGGAAGCCGACAACGGCGTCACCGTCGAATATGTCATCCCGAAAGAAGGCGCGCAGATGTGGTTCGACCAGATGGCCATTCCGGCTGATGCGCCGAACATGGAAGAAGCGCATGAATTCCTGAACTACATCATGCGGCCGGACGTCATGGCGAAGGCCTCCAACTATGTCTACTACGCCAACGGCAACGAGGCGTCGAAAGAGCTTCTCAACGAGGATGTGATTGGCGACAAGGCGATCTATCCGGACGAGGCAACGGTCGGCAACCTCTTCACCACCACGCCCTATCCACCAAAGGTCCAAAGGATCGTGACCCGGACCTGGACCGCGGTGAAGAGCGGTCAGTAAGGAAGACGCAAAAGCCAGGCCCGGCACCAGGGCCTGGCTTTTTGATTTGTAGGTATCTCTCTAGGGGTGGGGAACTGTTGTGGCAAAGAAATCGATAGGACCGGTCCGTCGGGAGTTCAGCCCCTGGGAAGATCCGGAGCACCCGCCCTTTATCGAGTTTCGAAACGTCACCAAGAAATTCGGCGACTTCACCGCGGTGAAGAACCTGTCCTTAAAGATTTATGAGAAAGAGTTTTTCGCGCTTCTCGGCGGGTCAGGCTGTGGCAAGACAACCCTGATGCGCATGCTGGCCGGGTTTGAAACGCCCACATCCGGACAGATCTTTCTGGACGGGCAGGACCTTGCAGGCATACCCCCCTACCGGCGGCCGTCCAACATGATGTTCCAGTCCTACGCGCTCTTCCCGCACATGAACGTGGCAAAGAACATCGCCTTCGGGCTCAAGCAGGACAACATGCCGGCACCCGAGATAGAGGCGCGCGTTCAGGAAATGCTCCGTCTGACCAAGCTTGAGCAATTCGCAAAGCGCAAACCGCATCAGCTTTCCGGCGGTCAACGACAGCGGGTCGCGCTTGCGCGCTCGCTCGCGAAACGGCCAAAGGTACTGCTGTTGGACGAACCGCTCGGGGCGCTCGACAGAAAGCTGCGTGAGGAAACACAGTTCGAGCTGATGGGGCTCCAGGAAGACCTGAAGATGACCTTCCTGATCGTGACGCACGATCAGGAAGAAGCCATGACCGTGGCGGATCGCATCGCCGTGATGGACAAGGGCGAACTGGTGCAGGTGGCCACACCCTCGGAGATCTACGAAGCCCCCAACTCGAAATTCGTGGCGGATTTCATTGGCGACGTTAATCTGATTGAGGCCAGGGTTGCCGAGAAAAACGATGCGGGTACCAGGATGGTTTCCCTCGCCGACGGATTTGCCATCGAATGCGATCAGGTAACGGATGCCGCTGTCGGCGAAACGGTCTGGTATGCCATTCGTCCGGAAAAGGTGCGTATCGCACAAGGGGAGGCCGAACAGGGCAAGGTCAATGAGATCGGCGGTATCGTCTGGGACATAGCCTATCTAGGAGACGTGTCGATCATCCACTCCAAGGTCGGGGAAGACGATCACGACACAATACGGGCAACCTTCGCCAACATCTCCCGCATGGTCGAAAATCCGATCAAATGGGACGACAATGTCGTGCTCACATTCGACCGGGACGCCGGTGTCATTCTGACGCGATAGGAGGGCAAAATGGACGCAGAACAAGTTGCCGCTCCGGCCAAGCGAAGCCTCGGAGGCTGGCTTCTGATCGCCGTTCCCTATTTCTGGCTGTTTCTCTTTTTCCTGGCCCCCTTCCTGATCGTTGTGAAGATCTCGCTGTCACAGACCGCGATTGCAATTCCGCCCTATGTTCCGACTTTTGATCTTTCGGAAGGTTGGGAGGCCTTTCAGGGGGCCCTGTCGGAGTTTTCCTTCGAAAATTACGTCTGGCTGACAGAGGACGCCCTTTACTGGAAGTCTTATGTGTCGTCCGTCTCCATCGCGGCTGTCTCCACGCTGATGACGCTGATCATCGGTTACCCTATTGCCTACGCTATGGCCCGCAGTCCGCAGTCCTGGCGGCCGACGCTTTTGATGCTTGTCATTCTGCCGTTCTGGACGAGCTTTCTGATCCGGGTCTACGCCTGGATCGGGATCTTGAAAAACGAGGGACTGCTCAATCAGCTGTTGCTGACGTTTGGCTTGATCAATGAGCCGCTGGTCATCCTGAACACCAACATCGCCGTCTATATCGGTATCGTCTATTCATATCTGCCCTTCCTGGTGCTGCCGCTCTATGCAAGCCTGGAACGGCTGGACGGCACCTTGCTGGAAGCCGCCGAAGATCTCGGCTGTCCTCCCTGGAAAGCTTTCTGGAAGATAACAGTTCCGTTGTCGTTGCCCGGCATTATTGCCGGGTGTTTCCTCGTGTTCATTCCGGCGGTCGGCGAGTTCGTTATTCCGGATCTTCTGGGCGGGTCCAACACCCTGATGATCGGTAAGACCCTTTGGGTCGAGTTTTTCAACAACAGGGACTGGCCGGTCTCTTCCGCCGTCGCGGTGATCCTGCTGCTGATCCTGGTCATTCCGATCGTGCTCTTCCAGAACCAGCAGCAGAAAATGTCGGAGAAAGAAGGATGACGCGCGGTCCGACCTGGTTCAACATTACGTCACTGGTATTCGGCTTTTCCTTTCTTTACCTGCCGATCGTCCTCCTGGTGATCTATTCCTTCAACGAAAGCCGGCTGGTGACCGTTTGGGGTGGTTTTTCGACCAAGTGGTATGCGTCTCTTCTCCAGAACGATCAGTTGCTCGATGCCGCCTGGGTGACGTTGCGCGTGGCGTTCACATCCGCGACCATTGCAACCGTGCTTGGAACTTTAGCGGCGCTGGTGCTGGTGCGCTCGGGTCGCTTCATCGGACGGTCTCTGTTCTCCGGAATGATCTTTGCGCCATTGGTGATGCCCGAGGTTATTCTCGGCCTGTCGCTTCTGTTGCTCTTCGTGGCAATGGATACCGCGCGCGGGTTCTGGACGGTGATGCTGGCGCATACGACCTTTGCCATGTGCTATGTCGCTGTTGTGGTCCAGTCCCGGCTGGTCGGGTTCGACAAGTCCGTCGAAGAAGCGGCCGAAGATCTCGGGTGCCCGCCGGTCAAAACATTCTTTCTGATCACGCTGCCGATCATTTTGCCTGGCGTCATTGCCGGTTGGATGCTTGCGTTCACCCTGTCCCTTGATGATCTGGTAATTGCGAGCTTTACCACGGGGCCTGGTGCGACGACCTTGCCGATGAAGATCTACTCCCAGGTGCGCCTGGGCGTCACGCCGGAGATCAACGCGGTCTGCACGATCCTGGTTGGTCTGGTGACGATCGGCGTTATCGCGGCCTCGCTCGTAAGCAAGCGACAGCAGGTGCAGCGTGAACGTGACGAGCGTGCGGCTTTCGGAGCTGATGGCTGATGTTGAGGCCTAGCCGGCCCTGGGCGGACGGATCAGGAAAAACAGCAGCCAGATCGGCACGACAATGAATGCGCCAAGGATCATGTTGGGGATCGCCCAGTCGCGGAACTCGATCAGGTAGATCCAGAGCTCCAGTGGGCTGAGGCCGACTGACCCGAGAATGTCCTCGGCCGTAATGTTGACGAACGAAAGGCCCGCGCCGACCAGCAGGGAAAAGGCTGCAATCCTGAAAACTGTTGACCAGAACGGGTACACGGCGCGCGGTTTCTCTCAAGCAAATGTCTGAACTCAGCCGATTGGATTTGCTTTGATCCCTTGGCTGACGCGCCTCAATTCTTCGCTTTAAGACTTTACAAACCATAAACATCTTCCAAAAACGCACGAAAACACGGATCACGTCTGCTTTTCCGGATCAATCGCACACCTGTCGGTGAATGCATGATCTGGTCCGCCGCACAGCCTGAGATTCGCCCGATACCTTCCAAAAAATACCGATCGGTACTGCCGTGTGACGCCCGGCACTTCGAAGCTTGGGTCTTTCTTCCGAAATGGAGCACAGCCGCCGCAGAAGAAGGCACGAAAAGATGCCTCGCGGTCGAGACTGATCACTATCCAGAGGAAGACCCCAGATGAACTTCGAGACATTCAAGCAGAGAGTTACGCCTCTCACAGCCATCTATCGCAGAGACAACGCCTGGGTCGGCAAATGGACCCATTCCTGGAATTACTACCACGAAATGGAGAAATACATCGACGCCGCATTTCGCCTGTACCGGGCCACTTCGAACAACGCACTGAAACTGGTCCTGCTCGGAGGCACAGGCATTCGAAAGAACAAAGACCTTATTGTCAATTTCGGGGTCACCGGCGCAAATGGCATCCAGGACAGGGAAACGGAACAACACGTCAACGCGGAACAAGGCGAGCGAGGTCCAAATTCGACAACAAGACCGGTGCCATCGGTTCCGGTTGTCGGCGTTGGAAGTATCTTGAGCGAGAAACACTGGACGCCGCTATTGAATGACGCGCTGATCATTGGATCTGCATCTGCTGGACAGGAATTCCACCTGGCGCTTGAAAACGGCTATCACCACTCCTGGAGAGACTGCGAACAGTTCATCCAATGGAAGGCAGATCCTGAAATTCGCGAAAAACTGGAACAACTGCAACGTATGAATAATACGCTGGACATAATGGATCGGCGCATTCGTCAGAATCCCGGATTCACCCAGAGCCCGGGAACGAAAAGAGCACACGAAAAACTGAAAAAAGACTACGCGCGTCAATCGACAATCTTCTTCCACACGACCGGTCCCGCCCACTACAAAAAGGTTTGGCAACAGTTTCTGTATGAAAATCTCGACATGCTTTGGGACAACAAAAACGGCGTGCCGAGAGTTCTTGCCCGTGAATTGATCGGTTTGCAATTGTTCGATTATGCCCCTGAGATGAATTACATGAAACTGGGTTTCTCAAGACCCAAAGGACGTCCTCAACCGTCTTTTGAAAGATACGTCAAAGAACTCAACAAACTGGGTATGCATAAAGGCAACAAAGCACGTGCAGATGTCATGAAGTTCTTGTCGGCCTTTCTTTTCGATGACGAGCTGGCGCTGCGTTTTCCGGAGGACGCTGTGACTATCCCGACTGTTGCGTCGCGAAAAGATTTGCTGAGGGGCAACGGGCTGAATATCTGACCCACTGGATAAGACGCGAACACAAGATAGAGTGGCTGGCATTGGTTGCCGGCCATCTGTTTTCATCGAGCTTTTGTGCACGCTTGCGTGCTTCAAACGCCGACGTCCCGCCATCTCCCCGCGGGATCGCTCTGATTTTCGCTGCAATGCGGCAAAGATCTCTTGACCGGGGTGAACCGAGCAGCGAATGTGCGCGTCACGCACCTTGCGGTCAAAACTGGGAGTGAAACATGAACAAAATTTATCCGGACGCAAAGGCCGCCCTGGACGGGCTGACCTTTGACGGCATGAAGGTGATGGCTGGCGGGTTCGGCCTGTGCGGCAT from the Roseibium sp. HPY-6 genome contains:
- a CDS encoding ABC transporter permease subunit, producing MDAEQVAAPAKRSLGGWLLIAVPYFWLFLFFLAPFLIVVKISLSQTAIAIPPYVPTFDLSEGWEAFQGALSEFSFENYVWLTEDALYWKSYVSSVSIAAVSTLMTLIIGYPIAYAMARSPQSWRPTLLMLVILPFWTSFLIRVYAWIGILKNEGLLNQLLLTFGLINEPLVILNTNIAVYIGIVYSYLPFLVLPLYASLERLDGTLLEAAEDLGCPPWKAFWKITVPLSLPGIIAGCFLVFIPAVGEFVIPDLLGGSNTLMIGKTLWVEFFNNRDWPVSSAVAVILLLILVIPIVLFQNQQQKMSEKEG
- a CDS encoding polyamine ABC transporter substrate-binding protein, producing MTVKTLLTGVAALSLLGSVAHAQDRTVNVYNWSDYIDESILEDFTKETGIKVVYDVFDSNEVLETKILAGGTGYDVVVPTGTFLARQIQAGAFTELDKSKLSNLSNMWKDIEERVEKYDPGNAYSINYMWGTTGIGYNVDKVKEALGEDAPVDSWDLLFKLENIEKLKDCGVFMLDAPAEMIPAALNYLGLDPDSKDTGEIEQAGELLKSIRPSIQKYHSSEYINALANGDICVAVGWSGDVLQARDRAAEADNGVTVEYVIPKEGAQMWFDQMAIPADAPNMEEAHEFLNYIMRPDVMAKASNYVYYANGNEASKELLNEDVIGDKAIYPDEATVGNLFTTTPYPPKVQRIVTRTWTAVKSGQ
- a CDS encoding ABC transporter permease, with amino-acid sequence MTRGPTWFNITSLVFGFSFLYLPIVLLVIYSFNESRLVTVWGGFSTKWYASLLQNDQLLDAAWVTLRVAFTSATIATVLGTLAALVLVRSGRFIGRSLFSGMIFAPLVMPEVILGLSLLLLFVAMDTARGFWTVMLAHTTFAMCYVAVVVQSRLVGFDKSVEEAAEDLGCPPVKTFFLITLPIILPGVIAGWMLAFTLSLDDLVIASFTTGPGATTLPMKIYSQVRLGVTPEINAVCTILVGLVTIGVIAASLVSKRQQVQRERDERAAFGADG
- a CDS encoding DUF6460 domain-containing protein, which translates into the protein MYPFWSTVFRIAAFSLLVGAGLSFVNITAEDILGSVGLSPLELWIYLIEFRDWAIPNMILGAFIVVPIWLLFFLIRPPRAG
- a CDS encoding ABC transporter ATP-binding protein; its protein translation is MAKKSIGPVRREFSPWEDPEHPPFIEFRNVTKKFGDFTAVKNLSLKIYEKEFFALLGGSGCGKTTLMRMLAGFETPTSGQIFLDGQDLAGIPPYRRPSNMMFQSYALFPHMNVAKNIAFGLKQDNMPAPEIEARVQEMLRLTKLEQFAKRKPHQLSGGQRQRVALARSLAKRPKVLLLDEPLGALDRKLREETQFELMGLQEDLKMTFLIVTHDQEEAMTVADRIAVMDKGELVQVATPSEIYEAPNSKFVADFIGDVNLIEARVAEKNDAGTRMVSLADGFAIECDQVTDAAVGETVWYAIRPEKVRIAQGEAEQGKVNEIGGIVWDIAYLGDVSIIHSKVGEDDHDTIRATFANISRMVENPIKWDDNVVLTFDRDAGVILTR
- a CDS encoding GntR family transcriptional regulator produces the protein MPDRQSGLTNDPAGHLAESAPTSRGATRGQVDAEIRSGLLTGRFIPGKAVTIRGLAGELGVSPMPVREVLQRLSAENALEVKSNGRVQVPDMTRDRFEEVLKARLLLEPELAERALPNLTLRDVKTLTRLDDDIDQRIVSGDAEAYMRLNHAFHFHIYRASASKVLLPLIDSLWLQFAPFMRTVYGRVGTASLVDQHKEAIRAIELKDSTALRAAISGDIADGMGLLGNEILESATAG
- a CDS encoding glutamine synthetase family protein translates to MNELPHQILEHPAEPGWKVDFEAFLEAHPDLDTLEVVLPDTNGVLRGKWLPGKALKKVFEQGVAFPYSLFGLDVWGREVEATGMHLETGDKDGVCWPIPESLKLVPWTDRKTAQVLLSMYDRDGQPFPADPRHVLENMVERLKSEFGVSATCAFELEFYLFEESDGDWTEQPKPLFSTHLGPARQNMYALSDLEALLPVVDDLRKACEAQGIPADAAVSEAAPGQFELNLHHRRNPLLAADDVVLLKRLVAGVARKHELKASFMAKPFVEWPGNGMHVHVSMEDENGNLFADPDKGPERLGHAINGLMKTMPEALLLFISTFNGFRRMQPGSYAPASICWGYDNRSVALRVPASSPEAARVEHRIAGADANPYLVLTGILAGMLEGLVQKKDPPAPVTGNAYEKRKKRLTPWMDEAIDAFEASKLMKQAVGPEMHKVLTEIKREELNEFGREISSLERQTYL